A single region of the Bacteroidota bacterium genome encodes:
- a CDS encoding peptidylprolyl isomerase produces the protein MKNFIFTNRFKITVKIIIILSLLISSCKTNYPIKWTQIESPEYFRARFETSQGNFEIESRKEWSPRAVERLYQLIKSGYYTDIALFRVIPNYIAQFGIHNDSTVNHAWEKFSLPDEPLKKENLKGTISFARGGKESRSTQLFINLNNNSPRLDTISFMGVKGFPVVAQITSGMEVVEMFYEGYGSELDDKQDSINKYGNKYLRKNYPKLDYINKAYIIE, from the coding sequence ATGAAAAATTTCATCTTCACTAATAGATTTAAAATAACAGTCAAAATAATAATTATTCTAAGTTTATTAATAAGTTCCTGCAAGACCAACTACCCGATAAAATGGACGCAAATAGAGTCGCCGGAATATTTCAGGGCAAGATTTGAAACTTCCCAAGGTAATTTTGAAATTGAATCGCGAAAAGAATGGTCACCAAGAGCAGTTGAAAGATTATATCAGCTTATAAAGAGTGGATACTATACCGACATAGCTTTATTCAGGGTAATACCTAATTATATAGCCCAATTCGGAATTCATAATGACAGCACAGTAAATCACGCATGGGAGAAATTTTCACTTCCGGATGAACCGCTTAAAAAAGAAAATTTAAAAGGAACTATTTCCTTTGCCAGGGGCGGGAAGGAATCTCGCAGTACTCAGTTATTCATCAATCTTAACAACAACTCACCCCGCCTTGACACGATTTCGTTTATGGGAGTAAAAGGGTTCCCTGTAGTGGCTCAAATTACTTCAGGAATGGAAGTGGTAGAGATGTTTTATGAAGGGTATGGTTCTGAGTTGGATGATAAACAGGATTCGATTAATAAATACGGGAATAAATATCTTCGAAAAAATTACCCTAAACTTGATTATATTAATAAAGCTTATATTATAGAGTAG